The following proteins come from a genomic window of Actinomarinicola tropica:
- the dnaB gene encoding replicative DNA helicase codes for MALPADELSPRRSGARTPPHNLEVEESLLGAMLLSRDAISDAAEVGIEAGDFYKPSHGHVYDAITSLYAAGEPVDPVTVSAELQRADLLDAIGGSARLVALQSATPAISNATRYARIIEEHALLRRLIGVAGEIAELGYDIPDDVTKAVDTAEQLVFDVAQRRTTDSMSAIRDLLADNLDRLEALYERGESITGVPTGYHDLDELLSGLQPNALYVVGARPAMGKALALDTPIPTPTGWTTMGELREGDLVLDERGGSARVTYRSPIHLERDCYEVELDDGARIVADAEHQWCVRDAATGETRVATTAQLVEGGVRHAGRPRWSIPLAQPLDLAAHDLPADPYVLGSWIAGACGVSSALDIDGDDPAHFRAEHEAAGYVSGGRLLARELQQLGLLGGVPPLIPDRYLRGAAKHRQSLLEGLMDTEGTILDGGAVELVLADPTVAGQVRELVCSLGGRPDPVEHRTIATPDGDARFDAWALRWLPRDPVFRLPRKAARWSPAPGLPSARAIVGLHPVDSVPVSCITVDSPSHLYLAGESLVPTHNTSFALGMAAHAALESHRPVLFFSLEMSRLELTQRIVCAEARVDSQRVRNGKLVEADWNKIAHATGRLAEAPLWIDDNPALTVMEIRSKARRLKSKVGDLGMIVIDYLQLMTGRGNAENRQVEVSEMSRGLKILARELEVPVVALSQLSRGLEMRADKRPVLADLRESGSIEQDADVVMFIYRDEVYNPDSADRGTAEIIVSKHRNGPTGVSRLAFLDHYARYANMAKGV; via the coding sequence ATGGCGCTTCCCGCAGACGAGCTCTCCCCGCGCCGCTCCGGCGCCCGGACACCGCCCCACAACCTCGAGGTCGAAGAGTCGCTCCTCGGCGCGATGCTGCTCTCGCGCGACGCCATCTCCGACGCCGCCGAGGTCGGGATCGAGGCCGGCGACTTCTACAAGCCGTCGCACGGGCACGTCTACGACGCCATCACGTCGCTCTACGCCGCCGGCGAGCCGGTCGACCCGGTCACCGTCAGCGCCGAGCTCCAGCGCGCCGACCTGCTCGACGCCATCGGCGGCTCGGCGCGGCTGGTGGCGCTGCAGTCCGCGACCCCTGCGATCTCCAACGCCACCCGCTACGCCCGCATCATCGAGGAGCACGCGCTGCTGCGTCGCCTGATCGGCGTGGCCGGTGAGATCGCCGAGCTGGGCTACGACATCCCCGACGACGTCACCAAGGCCGTCGACACCGCGGAGCAGCTGGTCTTCGACGTCGCCCAGCGCCGCACCACCGACTCGATGTCGGCCATCCGCGACCTGCTCGCCGACAACCTCGACCGGCTCGAGGCGCTCTACGAGCGGGGCGAATCGATCACCGGCGTCCCCACCGGCTACCACGACCTCGACGAGCTCCTGTCGGGCCTGCAGCCGAACGCCCTCTACGTCGTCGGCGCCCGCCCCGCCATGGGCAAGGCGCTGGCCCTCGACACCCCGATCCCGACGCCGACGGGGTGGACGACGATGGGCGAGCTCCGCGAGGGCGACCTCGTGCTCGACGAGCGCGGCGGGTCGGCACGGGTCACCTACAGGTCGCCGATCCACCTCGAGCGGGACTGCTACGAGGTCGAGCTCGACGACGGCGCGCGGATCGTCGCCGACGCCGAGCACCAGTGGTGCGTGCGGGACGCCGCGACGGGCGAGACCCGCGTCGCCACCACCGCGCAGCTCGTGGAGGGCGGCGTGCGCCATGCCGGCCGCCCCCGCTGGTCGATCCCGCTCGCCCAGCCGCTCGACCTCGCGGCGCACGACCTGCCCGCCGACCCCTACGTGCTCGGCAGCTGGATCGCCGGCGCGTGCGGCGTGTCGTCGGCGCTCGACATCGACGGCGACGACCCCGCCCACTTCCGCGCCGAGCACGAGGCAGCGGGCTACGTCTCCGGCGGGCGCCTGCTCGCCCGCGAGCTCCAGCAGCTCGGCCTCCTCGGCGGGGTCCCGCCCCTCATCCCCGACCGCTACCTCCGCGGCGCCGCCAAGCACCGCCAGTCCCTGCTCGAGGGGCTGATGGACACCGAGGGCACGATCCTCGACGGCGGGGCGGTCGAGCTCGTCCTCGCCGATCCGACCGTGGCCGGGCAGGTCCGCGAGCTGGTCTGCTCGCTCGGTGGCCGACCCGACCCGGTCGAGCACCGCACGATCGCCACGCCCGACGGCGACGCCCGCTTCGACGCCTGGGCCCTTCGGTGGCTCCCGCGCGACCCGGTCTTCCGCCTCCCGCGCAAGGCGGCGCGCTGGTCGCCGGCGCCCGGCCTGCCGAGCGCCCGGGCCATCGTCGGCCTGCACCCCGTCGACAGCGTGCCGGTGAGCTGCATCACCGTCGACTCGCCGTCGCACCTCTACCTGGCAGGGGAGTCGCTCGTCCCCACGCACAACACGTCCTTCGCCCTGGGCATGGCCGCCCACGCCGCGCTGGAGAGCCACCGGCCCGTGCTGTTCTTCTCGCTGGAGATGAGCCGACTCGAGCTCACGCAGCGCATCGTCTGCGCCGAGGCCCGGGTCGACTCGCAGCGGGTCCGCAACGGCAAGCTCGTCGAGGCGGACTGGAACAAGATCGCCCACGCCACCGGCCGCCTCGCCGAGGCCCCGCTGTGGATCGACGACAACCCGGCCCTCACCGTGATGGAGATCCGCTCCAAGGCCCGTCGCCTGAAGAGCAAGGTCGGCGACCTCGGCATGATCGTCATCGACTACCTCCAGCTGATGACCGGTCGTGGCAACGCCGAGAACCGCCAGGTCGAGGTGTCGGAGATGAGCCGTGGCCTGAAGATCCTCGCCCGCGAGCTCGAGGTCCCGGTCGTGGCGCTGTCGCAGCTGTCCCGCGGCCTCGAGATGCGGGCCGACAAGCGGCCGGTGCTCGCCGACCTCCGCGAGTCCGGTTCGATCGAGCAGGACGCCGACGTCGTGATGTTCATCTACCGCGACGAGGTCTACAACCCGGACTCCGCCGATCGGGGTACGGCGGAGATCATCGTCTCGAAGCACCGCAACGGCCCCACCGGCGTGAGCCGGTTGGCCTTCCTCGACCACTACGCCCGCTACGCCAACATGGCGAAGGGCGTCTGA
- the rplI gene encoding 50S ribosomal protein L9 produces MKLVLRSDVDGVGKKGDVVDVADGYGRNFLVPKGLAFVATAGAAQQAASMRRSRDVKDAAARAAAQEIASTLVPTVITISAKAGGEGKLFGSVTTADVAEAVQSQTGIEIDRRQIHLDEPIKTTGTHTVPAKLHSEVEFPITVEVVAL; encoded by the coding sequence GTGAAGCTGGTCCTGCGCTCCGACGTCGACGGCGTCGGCAAGAAGGGCGACGTCGTCGACGTCGCCGACGGCTACGGGCGCAACTTCCTCGTGCCCAAGGGCCTGGCCTTCGTGGCCACGGCCGGCGCGGCGCAGCAGGCCGCCTCGATGCGTCGCTCCCGCGACGTGAAGGACGCCGCGGCACGCGCCGCCGCCCAGGAGATCGCGAGCACGCTCGTGCCCACGGTCATCACCATCTCGGCCAAGGCCGGGGGCGAGGGCAAGCTCTTCGGCTCGGTCACCACGGCCGACGTCGCCGAGGCCGTCCAGTCCCAGACCGGCATCGAGATCGATCGGCGCCAGATCCACCTCGACGAGCCGATCAAGACCACCGGCACCCACACCGTGCCGGCGAAGCTCCACTCCGAGGTGGAGTTCCCGATCACCGTCGAGGTCGTCGCCCTCTAG
- the ssb gene encoding single-stranded DNA-binding protein, translating into MAFDNTVTVIGNVTRDPELRFTPGGMAVASFGVAWNRRKQDGEEEVSFFDITCFRDLAENVAESVAKGTRVVIFGTLQQRSWETQDGDKRSKVEILADEVAPSLRWATAEVRKNDRSGGGGPRAGGSSGGRPIANEPPPYDSDEEPF; encoded by the coding sequence ATGGCTTTCGACAACACCGTCACGGTGATCGGCAACGTCACGCGTGACCCCGAGCTGCGCTTCACCCCCGGCGGGATGGCCGTCGCCTCGTTCGGCGTCGCCTGGAACCGCCGCAAGCAGGACGGCGAGGAGGAGGTCTCCTTCTTCGACATCACCTGCTTCCGCGACCTGGCCGAGAACGTCGCCGAGTCGGTGGCGAAGGGCACGCGCGTCGTGATCTTCGGCACGCTCCAGCAGCGGTCCTGGGAGACCCAGGACGGCGACAAGCGCTCGAAGGTCGAGATCCTCGCCGACGAGGTGGCGCCCAGCCTGCGCTGGGCCACCGCGGAGGTGCGCAAGAACGACCGGAGCGGCGGCGGTGGCCCGCGCGCCGGTGGCAGCAGCGGCGGGCGGCCGATCGCCAACGAGCCGCCCCCCTACGACAGTGATGAGGAGCCGTTCTGA
- the rpsF gene encoding 30S ribosomal protein S6, producing the protein MRAYELMIILDAELEESVIQGVINRTSEMVSASGGNVATTDKWGRRRFAYEIDHKTEGFYVVLEIVTEAQNLDDVDRFLRLADETVRHKIIRLPDKEAARRGLFGEEAAPASAG; encoded by the coding sequence ATGCGAGCGTACGAACTCATGATCATCCTCGACGCCGAGCTCGAGGAATCCGTCATCCAGGGTGTGATCAACCGCACCTCGGAGATGGTCTCGGCGTCCGGCGGCAACGTCGCCACCACCGACAAGTGGGGCCGGCGACGGTTCGCCTACGAGATCGACCACAAGACCGAGGGCTTCTACGTGGTCCTCGAGATCGTCACCGAGGCCCAGAACCTCGACGACGTCGATCGCTTCCTCCGCCTCGCGGACGAGACCGTCCGCCACAAGATCATCCGCCTCCCCGACAAGGAGGCCGCTCGCCGCGGCCTCTTCGGCGAGGAGGCCGCGCCGGCCTCGGCCGGGTAG